One region of Clostridium sp. Marseille-P299 genomic DNA includes:
- a CDS encoding ParB/RepB/Spo0J family partition protein gives MAIKKGLGKGLDSLITDKFDNQRETVNKSSEENVSRETLININKIEPNKSQPRKAFEEDALQELADSIKQHGIIQPLIVQKKGKLYEIIAGERRWRAARLAGLKEVPVLVKDYSDQEVFEIALIENIQREDLNAIEEALAYQRLIEEYKLKQDEVAERVAKSRVAVTNSMRLLKLDKRVQQMLIDDMISGGHARALLSIKDNDEQYNIANLVFDQKLSVRETEKLVKKITDPKPEKVVAATTEDSFVYRELEEKMKLIFGSKVEINRKSNNKGKIEIEYYSNEDLERIIDLINTIG, from the coding sequence ATGGCTATAAAGAAAGGTCTTGGAAAAGGATTGGATTCTTTAATTACCGATAAATTTGATAATCAAAGAGAAACAGTAAATAAGAGTAGTGAAGAAAATGTTTCACGTGAAACATTAATTAATATAAATAAGATAGAGCCAAACAAGTCTCAACCAAGAAAAGCATTTGAAGAGGATGCGTTGCAAGAATTAGCAGACTCTATCAAACAACATGGAATTATACAACCTTTAATTGTTCAGAAAAAAGGGAAATTGTATGAAATTATTGCTGGAGAACGAAGATGGAGAGCAGCTAGATTAGCTGGTCTTAAAGAAGTTCCAGTTTTGGTTAAGGATTACTCAGATCAAGAAGTGTTTGAAATCGCTTTAATAGAAAATATTCAAAGAGAAGACTTAAATGCAATTGAAGAAGCTCTTGCTTACCAAAGATTAATTGAAGAGTATAAACTAAAGCAGGATGAAGTTGCAGAGAGAGTTGCTAAAAGTAGAGTAGCAGTAACAAATTCTATGAGACTATTAAAGTTGGACAAGCGTGTTCAGCAAATGCTGATTGATGATATGATTTCTGGAGGACATGCAAGGGCTTTACTATCAATTAAAGATAATGATGAACAATATAATATTGCTAACTTAGTCTTTGATCAAAAATTAAGTGTAAGAGAAACAGAGAAATTAGTAAAAAAAATAACAGATCCTAAACCGGAGAAAGTAGTTGCAGCTACTACGGAGGATAGTTTTGTTTATCGTGAATTAGAAGAAAAAATGAAATTAATCTTTGGAAGTAAAGTAGAAATCAATCGCAAAAGTAATAACAAGGGTAAAATTGAAATTGAATATTATTCAAATGAAGATCTTGAGCGAATTATAGATCTTATAAATACCATAGGTTAA
- a CDS encoding DUF4446 family protein, translating into MELFNSLGLDGSYFIVGLLFAQLLLFIFLIIILVKHIKLKKKLNAFLKGSDGSTLESTILNRFSEIDKLKSETKEINTSIDKIKENFLSTFQRVSIVKYDAFKEMGGKLSFSLCLLDDNLDGFIITSMHSSREGCYTYVKEIIKGESFVILSEEEKQVLNEAKNKKNYMV; encoded by the coding sequence ATGGAGTTGTTTAACAGTTTGGGCTTGGATGGAAGTTATTTTATCGTTGGATTATTATTTGCACAGCTTCTGCTATTTATTTTCTTAATAATAATATTAGTAAAACATATTAAGTTAAAGAAAAAGCTAAATGCATTTCTGAAAGGATCTGATGGTTCAACTTTAGAAAGTACAATTCTAAACCGTTTTAGTGAAATAGATAAATTAAAATCAGAAACGAAGGAAATTAATACTTCAATAGACAAGATTAAAGAAAATTTTTTAAGTACGTTTCAAAGAGTTTCAATTGTTAAATATGATGCATTTAAGGAGATGGGAGGAAAATTAAGTTTTTCTCTATGTCTTTTGGATGATAACTTAGATGGATTTATAATTACTTCTATGCATAGTAGTAGAGAAGGTTGTTATACCTATGTTAAAGAAATTATAAAGGGAGAATCTTTTGTTATATTATCAGAAGAAGAAAAGCAAGTGCTAAATGAAGCAAAAAATAAGAAAAACTATATGGTTTAA
- a CDS encoding response regulator, protein MSVIKIIIADDHLMVREGLKQLLELQGDIEVIGQADDGIQCLDMINKLKPDVVLLDINMPNMNGIQTLQVLRQNQNKIKVLILTIHNEIEYLLKAVEIGVDGYVLKDSDSSVLKKAIMAVYEGETYIEPSLTPLMKDRLEKINKQNDDEILTRREVEVLKLLAEGLFNKEIAYKLSISEKTVKNHVSNIFKKIGVFDRTQAAVYAIKNNFVDLF, encoded by the coding sequence ATGAGTGTAATTAAGATTATAATTGCAGATGATCATTTAATGGTAAGGGAAGGTTTAAAACAATTACTTGAACTTCAGGGAGATATAGAGGTTATAGGACAAGCAGATGATGGAATTCAGTGTCTAGATATGATCAATAAGTTAAAACCAGACGTTGTATTACTTGATATTAATATGCCAAATATGAATGGAATACAAACATTACAGGTTTTAAGACAAAATCAAAATAAAATTAAAGTCCTAATATTAACGATTCATAACGAAATTGAATACTTATTAAAAGCGGTTGAAATCGGAGTGGATGGATACGTACTAAAGGATTCAGATTCATCTGTATTAAAGAAAGCTATTATGGCTGTATATGAAGGGGAGACATATATAGAACCATCGTTAACACCGTTAATGAAAGATCGCCTTGAAAAAATAAATAAACAAAATGATGATGAAATCCTTACAAGAAGAGAAGTTGAGGTTTTAAAGTTATTAGCAGAAGGTTTATTTAATAAAGAAATTGCATACAAGTTATCTATAAGTGAGAAAACGGTTAAAAATCATGTATCAAATATTTTTAAGAAAATTGGAGTATTTGATCGAACACAGGCAGCAGTTTATGCAATTAAGAATAATTTTGTAGACTTATTTTAA
- the rsmG gene encoding 16S rRNA (guanine(527)-N(7))-methyltransferase RsmG, with protein sequence MRNNEIFLKGLEELNIHLSEYQLEQFEKYYELLIEWNSFMNLTAITDYEEVLVKHFLDSLVISKVWNPEDKKRVLDMGTGAGFPGIPLKIAYPNLEIVLMDSLNKRIKFLNEVITTLDLKDIKAIHGRAEELGRNKEYRETFDLCVSRAVARLVSLSEFCIPFVKKSGYFIPYKSGKIKEELEEAKNAIQLLGGKLVLEESFLLPNTDVERTLVVINKVKETPSQYPRGGGKPLKAPLIKTI encoded by the coding sequence ATGAGAAATAACGAAATATTTCTTAAGGGATTAGAAGAATTGAATATTCATTTATCTGAATATCAGTTAGAACAGTTTGAGAAGTATTATGAACTATTAATTGAATGGAACTCCTTCATGAATTTAACAGCAATTACAGATTATGAAGAGGTTTTAGTAAAACATTTTTTAGATAGTTTAGTAATATCTAAGGTTTGGAATCCTGAAGATAAAAAGAGAGTTTTAGATATGGGAACTGGAGCTGGATTCCCTGGAATCCCTCTAAAGATTGCTTACCCAAATTTAGAAATTGTATTGATGGATTCTTTAAATAAAAGAATTAAATTTTTAAATGAAGTTATTACTACACTTGATTTAAAAGATATAAAAGCAATTCATGGAAGAGCAGAAGAGTTAGGAAGAAATAAAGAGTATCGAGAAACATTTGATCTCTGTGTTTCAAGAGCAGTGGCAAGATTAGTATCCTTAAGCGAGTTCTGTATACCATTTGTAAAGAAATCTGGTTATTTTATACCGTATAAATCGGGTAAAATTAAAGAAGAATTGGAAGAAGCTAAGAATGCGATTCAATTATTAGGTGGAAAGTTAGTTTTAGAAGAAAGCTTTCTATTACCAAATACTGATGTAGAGCGTACGTTAGTAGTGATTAATAAGGTAAAAGAGACCCCTTCTCAATATCCAAGAGGTGGAGGGAAGCCTTTAAAAGCTCCATTAATTAAAACGATATAG
- a CDS encoding sensor histidine kinase, translated as MEVKINNTKNINDNLEVAKKFIFGKKRLLEEQFLEHKEELDKINQELIEISKLLEKEKENKDVNLSLFSPYSREAMNQTECKLLEKIRDYNDRIAKLNILIEEERGELENYKVLEEVIDERKDGLQELNISTPNEHETSNDTKIENTCSAGKIGNIVIDAQELERNRIARDLHDYTVQNLTALVHKAELCTKLIDIDPIRIKLELVSMIEVLRTTINEMRAIIYDLRPMSLNDLGLVPTIEALLEDIKSKTSVQTFLVANKEVCGIPSIINLTLYRIIQEACNNVVKHANAATIKINLTYFVDKLQLEINDDGNGFDINSVMNDKNCNSRNFGLSIMKERVKLLNGEICIDSKIHQGTKIKIVVPYCNNEEEHTK; from the coding sequence ATGGAAGTTAAAATTAACAACACTAAGAATATAAATGATAATCTGGAAGTTGCAAAAAAATTCATTTTTGGGAAGAAAAGATTATTAGAAGAACAATTCTTAGAGCATAAAGAAGAACTTGATAAGATAAATCAGGAATTAATAGAAATAAGTAAATTATTGGAAAAAGAAAAAGAAAATAAAGATGTAAACCTTTCGTTATTCTCACCTTATTCTCGTGAAGCAATGAATCAGACAGAGTGTAAATTGCTTGAAAAAATCAGAGATTATAATGATAGAATAGCAAAGCTTAATATATTAATTGAAGAAGAGAGGGGGGAATTAGAAAATTATAAAGTACTTGAAGAAGTCATTGATGAAAGAAAAGATGGTTTACAAGAGTTAAATATATCTACACCCAATGAGCATGAGACTAGCAATGATACAAAAATTGAGAATACATGTTCAGCAGGAAAAATTGGTAATATTGTCATTGATGCTCAAGAGCTAGAGCGAAATCGAATCGCTAGAGATCTACATGATTATACAGTTCAAAACTTAACTGCATTAGTTCATAAAGCAGAATTATGTACGAAATTAATTGATATTGATCCGATACGTATAAAGCTTGAATTAGTTTCAATGATAGAAGTATTACGAACCACGATTAATGAAATGCGAGCTATTATATATGATTTACGTCCAATGTCTTTAAATGACCTTGGATTAGTACCAACGATTGAGGCATTATTAGAAGATATAAAAAGCAAAACTTCTGTGCAAACATTTTTAGTTGCAAATAAAGAAGTATGTGGCATACCTTCAATAATAAATTTGACGTTATATCGTATTATTCAAGAGGCTTGTAATAATGTAGTGAAACACGCAAATGCCGCTACAATTAAAATTAATCTAACATATTTTGTGGATAAACTACAATTAGAAATTAACGATGATGGTAATGGATTTGATATAAACTCTGTCATGAATGATAAAAACTGTAATAGTAGAAATTTTGGTTTGTCCATTATGAAAGAAAGAGTTAAACTATTAAATGGTGAGATCTGTATAGATTCAAAGATACATCAAGGAACAAAGATTAAAATTGTAGTACCATACTGTAATAATGAGGAGGAGCATACCAAATGA
- the mnmE gene encoding tRNA uridine-5-carboxymethylaminomethyl(34) synthesis GTPase MnmE → MKSDTIAAIATGMSNAGISIVRISGDQAFTIIDKIYKSKGGNKKLSSMDTHTVHYGYIVDNEDIIDEVMVVLMKAPKSYTKEDCIEIDCHGGITVTKRVLETVIKYGARPAEPGEFTKRAFLNGRIDLSQAEAVIDIIHAKNTMALENSINQLKGNVLNRIKVIRDNILHDVAFIEAALDDPEHMSLDGFSETLEEHVRSNCKEIEQLLKSADNGRLIKEGIKTVILGKPNAGKSSLMNLLVGEEKAIVTDIAGTTRDVLEETISLDGICLNVFDTAGIRDTKDVVEKIGVEKAMNIGKNADLIIYVVDASIELDENDEEIIDFIKDRKAIVLLNKSDLSSKVSESEIEQKTGKKVIRVSAKEETGFDLMKNEIQEMFFNGKLQFNDEVYITNVRQKAALQDALDSLNQVLQSIEANMPEDFYSIDLMNSYEVLGSIIGESVDEDLINTIFKEFCMGK, encoded by the coding sequence ATGAAATCGGATACTATTGCTGCGATTGCAACTGGAATGAGTAATGCTGGAATTAGCATAGTTCGTATTAGTGGTGATCAAGCATTTACAATTATAGATAAGATTTATAAATCAAAAGGTGGAAATAAAAAACTATCTTCTATGGACACACATACAGTACACTATGGATATATCGTTGATAACGAAGATATTATTGATGAAGTCATGGTAGTTCTTATGAAAGCTCCAAAAAGTTATACAAAAGAAGATTGTATTGAAATAGATTGTCATGGTGGAATTACAGTAACGAAACGAGTACTTGAAACTGTAATAAAATATGGTGCAAGACCAGCAGAACCTGGAGAGTTTACAAAACGAGCATTTTTAAATGGACGTATTGATTTATCTCAAGCGGAAGCAGTTATAGATATTATACATGCTAAAAATACTATGGCTTTGGAAAACTCAATCAACCAATTAAAAGGAAATGTTTTAAATCGTATAAAAGTAATTAGAGATAATATATTACATGATGTTGCTTTTATAGAGGCAGCCCTTGATGATCCTGAACATATGAGTTTGGATGGTTTTAGTGAGACATTAGAGGAGCATGTAAGAAGCAATTGTAAAGAGATTGAGCAATTATTAAAGTCAGCGGATAATGGTAGATTAATAAAAGAAGGAATTAAAACAGTAATCTTAGGAAAACCAAATGCGGGTAAATCCTCATTAATGAATTTATTAGTTGGTGAGGAAAAAGCAATTGTTACTGATATTGCTGGAACAACAAGGGATGTTTTAGAAGAAACGATATCACTGGATGGAATTTGTTTAAATGTATTTGATACGGCTGGAATACGAGATACAAAAGATGTTGTTGAAAAAATCGGTGTTGAAAAAGCAATGAACATAGGTAAGAATGCCGATTTAATCATCTATGTGGTAGATGCATCCATTGAATTAGATGAGAATGATGAAGAAATTATAGATTTTATTAAAGATAGGAAAGCAATTGTTCTGTTGAATAAAAGTGACTTATCTTCTAAGGTATCAGAATCAGAAATTGAACAAAAAACGGGAAAGAAAGTAATCCGTGTTTCTGCAAAAGAAGAGACTGGCTTTGATCTTATGAAAAATGAAATTCAAGAGATGTTTTTTAATGGAAAACTACAGTTTAATGATGAGGTTTATATAACCAATGTTAGACAAAAAGCAGCATTACAAGATGCTCTTGATAGCTTAAATCAAGTATTACAAAGTATAGAAGCAAATATGCCAGAAGACTTTTATTCTATTGACCTTATGAACAGCTATGAGGTACTAGGAAGTATCATTGGTGAGTCAGTAGATGAGGATTTAATTAATACAATATTCAAAGAATTTTGTATGGGGAAATAA
- a CDS encoding GNAT family N-acetyltransferase, translating to MYIKGKMKTNQDDLTDVYYIRQKVFQEEQKIPELLERDEYDNQAYFAVVYKVEESLDLKETMKAIATGRLICDKENNFKIGRIAVLPEEREKQYGEMIVKMLINKAFTLGANEVYVGAQTHAIGFYEKMGFISCGTEYIDLGKKHLKMLISSNSVVENCKNA from the coding sequence ATGTACATTAAGGGAAAAATGAAAACAAATCAAGATGATTTAACGGATGTGTATTATATCCGTCAAAAAGTTTTTCAAGAAGAACAAAAGATTCCGGAATTGCTTGAAAGGGATGAGTATGATAATCAAGCATATTTTGCAGTGGTCTATAAAGTGGAAGAATCTTTGGATTTAAAGGAAACGATGAAAGCAATTGCAACAGGAAGATTGATTTGTGATAAGGAGAATAATTTTAAAATTGGAAGGATTGCAGTATTGCCAGAAGAAAGAGAAAAGCAATACGGAGAAATGATAGTGAAGATGTTAATTAATAAGGCATTCACACTTGGAGCAAACGAGGTGTATGTCGGTGCTCAGACTCATGCAATCGGATTTTATGAGAAGATGGGTTTTATAAGTTGTGGAACAGAATATATCGATTTAGGAAAAAAACACTTAAAGATGTTAATTAGTTCAAATAGTGTAGTGGAAAATTGCAAAAATGCATAA
- the mnmG gene encoding tRNA uridine-5-carboxymethylaminomethyl(34) synthesis enzyme MnmG, with protein sequence MAYIYDSYDVAVVGAGHAGCEAALACARLGLKTIMFTVSMDSIALMPCNPNIGGTSKGHLVREIDALGGEMGKNIDKTYIQSKMLNQSKGPAVHSLRAQADKQDYSTAMRKVVENTENLTLKQAEITEILTENNKVTGVKMYSGGIHPCKAVILCTGVYLNARCIYGEVSNYTGPNGLPSANHLTQSLIDLGIEMYRFKTGTPARIDKRSIDFSKMEEQFGDEKVVPFSFTNRPEDIMKDQVSCWLTYTNEETHKIIMENIDRSPLYSGSIKGTGPRYCPSIEDKVVKFADKNRHQVFIEPEGNYTNEMYISGMSSSLPEDVQIRMYRSVPGLENANIVRNAYAIEYDCINPMQLKPSLEFKNIEGLFSGGQFNGSSGYEEAAAQGLIAGINAAMKLLDREPVILDRSQAYIGVLIDDLVTKETHEPYRMMTSRAEYRLILRQDNADLRLTKIGYEVGLIDEERYQKYLMKQEMINKEMERLENTPIGAAKEVQEILESLGTTTLKTGTTLAELVRRPELTYEMIAPLDKERVEIPDDVIEQVNINIKYDGYIKRQMHQVDQFRKLEGKRIPEDLNYQDVPSLRIEARQKLSQIRPLSVGQASRISGVSPADISVLLVYLEQLRRK encoded by the coding sequence ATGGCTTATATATATGATAGCTATGATGTTGCAGTAGTTGGAGCTGGTCATGCTGGATGTGAGGCAGCTTTAGCATGCGCAAGACTTGGATTAAAGACAATTATGTTTACGGTAAGCATGGATAGTATTGCATTAATGCCATGTAATCCGAATATAGGAGGTACTTCAAAAGGCCATCTAGTGCGAGAAATTGACGCATTAGGTGGAGAAATGGGGAAGAATATTGATAAGACATATATTCAATCTAAAATGTTGAATCAATCGAAAGGTCCTGCAGTACACTCACTTAGAGCCCAGGCAGATAAGCAAGATTACAGTACAGCAATGCGTAAAGTAGTTGAAAATACTGAAAACCTAACACTAAAACAAGCAGAAATAACTGAGATATTAACAGAGAATAATAAGGTTACAGGTGTTAAGATGTACTCTGGTGGTATTCACCCTTGTAAAGCAGTAATTCTTTGTACCGGTGTTTATCTAAACGCAAGATGTATTTATGGTGAAGTTAGCAATTATACTGGACCAAACGGTTTACCATCAGCAAACCACTTAACACAATCTCTTATTGATTTGGGAATTGAAATGTATCGCTTTAAGACAGGTACCCCTGCAAGAATTGATAAAAGAAGTATTGATTTTTCAAAAATGGAAGAGCAATTTGGTGATGAGAAAGTAGTTCCATTTTCATTTACAAATCGTCCAGAAGATATTATGAAAGATCAAGTTTCTTGCTGGTTAACTTATACCAATGAAGAAACACATAAAATCATAATGGAGAATATTGATCGTTCACCACTATATTCAGGAAGTATTAAGGGAACAGGACCTAGATACTGCCCTTCAATTGAAGATAAAGTAGTAAAATTTGCAGATAAAAATAGGCATCAGGTATTTATTGAACCAGAAGGAAATTATACAAATGAGATGTATATTTCAGGTATGTCTAGTAGTTTACCTGAAGATGTTCAAATTAGAATGTATCGTTCAGTTCCAGGCCTTGAGAATGCGAATATTGTTAGAAATGCATATGCAATTGAATACGATTGCATCAATCCAATGCAATTAAAACCAAGCTTAGAGTTTAAAAATATTGAGGGCTTATTTAGTGGCGGTCAGTTTAATGGAAGTTCTGGTTATGAAGAGGCAGCAGCTCAAGGTTTAATTGCTGGTATTAATGCAGCAATGAAGCTTCTTGATAGAGAACCAGTAATTTTAGATCGTTCCCAGGCTTATATTGGAGTATTAATTGATGATCTTGTAACAAAGGAAACACATGAACCATATCGTATGATGACTTCAAGAGCAGAATACCGCTTAATATTAAGACAGGATAATGCTGATTTAAGATTAACTAAGATTGGTTATGAAGTTGGTCTGATTGATGAAGAGAGATATCAAAAGTATTTGATGAAGCAAGAAATGATCAATAAAGAAATGGAACGTTTAGAAAATACACCAATCGGAGCAGCAAAAGAGGTTCAAGAGATTCTAGAAAGCCTTGGAACAACAACATTAAAGACAGGTACTACATTAGCAGAGCTTGTAAGAAGACCTGAGCTTACGTATGAGATGATAGCTCCACTTGATAAGGAAAGAGTTGAAATTCCGGATGATGTCATCGAACAGGTGAATATAAATATTAAGTATGATGGATATATAAAGAGACAGATGCATCAGGTAGATCAATTTAGAAAACTTGAAGGTAAGAGAATTCCAGAAGATTTAAATTATCAAGATGTTCCTTCTCTACGAATTGAAGCAAGACAAAAATTATCACAAATTCGTCCTTTATCCGTTGGACAGGCATCAAGAATTTCTGGAGTATCACCTGCTGATATTTCTGTATTACTTGTGTATTTAGAACAGTTAAGAAGAAAATAA
- the jag gene encoding RNA-binding cell elongation regulator Jag/EloR, whose translation MEDWKEFTGKTVDDALTEAIIQLGTSIDNVEYEVVEKESKGLLGMFSRPAKIRIKIKYSVELAAKTFLDKVFKAMNIDARAEVTYEKEEDNVTINVVGNDMGVLIGKRGQTLDSLQYLTSLVINKNSEGYLKVKLDTENYRERRKETLENLAKNIAMKVKKTHKTVSLEPMNPYERRIIHSALQNDKYVETHSEGEEPYRKVVITLKKGVFNPKTNNSRAYNSKEYSSNKPNNSSKLGNNYNKKYNKNEFHKKYGGNSKDYSDDYKKDYAAYLESKAAAKANAEAVTFVDKDTKAED comes from the coding sequence ATGGAAGATTGGAAAGAGTTTACTGGTAAAACAGTAGATGATGCATTAACAGAAGCCATAATTCAATTAGGAACTTCGATTGATAATGTGGAATATGAAGTTGTTGAAAAAGAATCAAAAGGCTTACTTGGAATGTTTAGTAGACCAGCGAAAATACGTATTAAGATTAAGTACAGTGTTGAGTTAGCTGCTAAAACATTCTTAGATAAAGTTTTTAAAGCAATGAATATTGACGCTAGAGCAGAAGTAACTTATGAGAAGGAAGAGGATAATGTTACGATTAATGTTGTTGGAAATGATATGGGTGTTCTAATTGGTAAAAGAGGACAAACATTAGATTCCCTTCAATATTTAACCAGTCTTGTTATTAATAAAAATAGTGAGGGATACTTAAAGGTCAAATTAGATACAGAGAATTATAGAGAAAGAAGAAAAGAGACCTTAGAGAATTTAGCGAAGAACATAGCTATGAAGGTTAAGAAAACTCATAAGACTGTATCATTAGAGCCAATGAATCCTTATGAAAGAAGAATTATTCATTCTGCATTACAGAATGATAAATATGTGGAAACACATAGCGAAGGGGAAGAACCTTACAGAAAGGTAGTTATTACACTTAAAAAGGGAGTTTTTAACCCAAAAACGAATAACTCCAGAGCTTATAACTCAAAAGAGTATAGTTCAAATAAACCTAACAACTCAAGTAAATTAGGTAATAACTATAATAAAAAATACAACAAAAATGAGTTTCATAAAAAGTACGGTGGCAATAGTAAAGATTATAGTGATGACTATAAAAAAGACTATGCTGCATATTTAGAATCAAAAGCTGCAGCGAAAGCGAATGCAGAAGCAGTTACTTTCGTCGATAAAGATACTAAAGCTGAGGATTAA
- a CDS encoding HD-GYP domain-containing protein, with protein MKRVGIDQIVGIEKIVKDICLSNGTILLPAGAVIKKEYIRYLQNLNIHDVYIEDPVDVQMDNVIEEIIQEECKEIVKTTIEKYSYCGNVELQDITEAADNILNEMIRKPEVMYNISQVREKSESTYAHSINVAALSVFIGLRMKLKEERIKDIAIGALLHDLGILYLPFDYRNINYNSCDESLKKEIKKHVITGYSSVDKEKWLSSISKEIILSHHEREDGTGYPMRLTKEKIPFETKLVSLCDEFDSLVYGYFTNKLKVHDAIDYIISQAGVKFDHKIVRKFVESVAAYPVGTYVITNENEIGVVLRQNKKLPTRPVIRMIEDANGEYYTTIVEKDLTKELTLFIRDTLNE; from the coding sequence ATGAAGAGAGTAGGAATTGATCAAATTGTGGGAATTGAGAAAATAGTAAAGGATATTTGTTTAAGTAATGGTACAATCCTACTACCAGCTGGGGCAGTAATAAAAAAAGAGTACATAAGATATCTTCAAAATTTAAATATCCATGATGTTTATATTGAAGATCCAGTGGATGTTCAGATGGACAATGTGATTGAAGAAATCATTCAAGAAGAATGCAAAGAAATCGTCAAAACTACAATTGAAAAATATTCATATTGTGGAAATGTTGAATTACAAGACATAACAGAAGCAGCTGACAATATATTAAATGAAATGATTCGAAAACCAGAAGTAATGTATAATATCTCTCAGGTTAGAGAAAAAAGTGAAAGTACATATGCCCATAGTATTAATGTTGCCGCACTTTCTGTTTTTATTGGTTTACGTATGAAACTAAAGGAAGAACGTATAAAAGATATAGCAATTGGCGCACTTCTTCACGATTTAGGGATACTATATCTTCCGTTTGATTATAGAAATATAAATTATAATTCATGCGATGAATCTTTAAAGAAAGAAATAAAGAAGCATGTTATTACCGGATATTCATCTGTTGATAAGGAAAAATGGTTATCAAGTATATCAAAAGAGATTATTCTTTCACATCATGAACGTGAAGATGGAACCGGGTACCCAATGCGCCTAACAAAAGAAAAAATTCCATTTGAAACAAAGCTTGTATCATTATGCGATGAATTTGACAGTTTGGTTTATGGCTATTTTACAAATAAACTAAAAGTGCATGATGCAATTGATTATATAATAAGTCAAGCTGGGGTAAAATTTGATCATAAGATAGTGAGAAAATTTGTTGAATCTGTAGCGGCGTATCCAGTAGGAACCTATGTTATTACAAATGAAAATGAAATAGGGGTTGTACTTAGACAAAATAAGAAATTACCTACAAGGCCTGTCATTCGTATGATTGAGGATGCAAATGGTGAATATTATACTACGATAGTAGAAAAGGATTTAACAAAAGAATTGACGCTATTTATACGAGATACATTAAATGAGTAA